The following are encoded together in the Juglans microcarpa x Juglans regia isolate MS1-56 chromosome 2D, Jm3101_v1.0, whole genome shotgun sequence genome:
- the LOC121248870 gene encoding desmethylxanthohumol 6'-O-methyltransferase-like, protein MELTTMEAMIQGQAKLWGNIFAFTDSMALRCALELGIVDIIHSHGGPITLSQIAAGIDSPSLNVDNLARVMRLLVRKDILITHHQPSDSGEITLYGLTAHTSRWLMQGSEFSLVPFILMQSHPGLMTSWFSLSQCVKEGGTGFSKVHGCEVIDFAHNNPKFNQMFNDAMACTAKLVAGPILWGYREGFGSINGSLVDVGGGTGEMVAKIVKAHPHIKAINFDLPHVITTAPMHQGVSHVEGNMFEAIPNADAILLKRVLHGFSDEDCIKILKNCVKAIPKKTGKIIIVEHVLEPNGNGPFDETGLAFDLIMMTIAPSGKERTELDWKKLLKGGGFPHHKIIKIPAFLSIIEAHPA, encoded by the exons ATGGAACTCACAACTATGGAGGCAATGATACAAGGCCAAGCAAAGCTTTGGGGAAACATATTTGCCTTTACGGACTCCATGGCACTGAGATGTGCCTTGGAGCTCGGCATTGTTGACATCATACACTCCCATGGTGGCCCAATCACTCTATCCCAAATAGCTGCTGGTATAGACTCTCCCTCTCTAAACGTCGACAACCTCGCACGCGTCATGAGATTGCTAGTGCGCAAAGATATCCTCATCACTCATCATCAACCATCAGACTCTGGGGAGATCACTCTCTATGGGTTGACAGCTCACACGTCAAGATGGCTCATGCAAGGCTCTGAATTTAGCCTGGTTCCATTCATATTGATGCAAAGCCATCCAGGGCTAATGACTTCCTGGTTTTCCCTTAGCCAATGTGTCAAGGAAGGTGGCACTGGTTTCAGCAAGGTCCATGGTTGTGAGGTCATAGACTTTGCCCACAACAACCCTAAATTCAATCAAATGTTCAACGATGCAATGGCTTGCACGGCCAAGCTCGTGGCAGGGCCAATCTTATGGGGATACAGAGAAGGGTTCGGTTCCATTAATGGCTCGTTGGTGGATGTCGGAGGTGGGACTGGCGAGATGGTGGCTAAGATTGTGAAAGCACATCCACACATCAAAGCCATCAACTTCGATCTGCCTCATGTTATCACAACGGCACCAATGCACCAAGGGGTCTCCCATGTTGAGGGTAACATGTTTGAGGCCATTCCCAATGCTGATGCAATTCTATTAAAG AGAGTACTGCACGGTTTTAGCGATGAAGATTGCATCAAGATCTTAAAAAACTGTGTAAAGGCAATACCAAAGAAGACTGGGAAGATTATTATTGTGGAACATGTTCTGGAGCCCAATGGAAATGGACCATTTGATGAGACAGGCTTAGCATTCGATTTGATAATGATGACAATAGCCCCGAGTGGAAAGGAGAGGACAGAGCTGGATTGGAAGAAATTGCTCAAAGGAGGAGGCTTTCCCCACCACAAGATCATCAAGATTCCTGCTTTTCTATCTATTATAGAGGCCCACCCAGCATGA